A single genomic interval of uncultured Desulfobulbus sp. harbors:
- a CDS encoding GGDEF domain-containing protein: protein MSANTAASEAALSAILDSKNLPTLPIIASKLLVLTAQEETTLNDIAELISKDMGLSTKILRVANSSFYSFPQQIASINQAVSILGLNAVRSLVLSFSFLSLGNKAKKSHFDFEQFWERSLVEAAGTKLILEQVPNADTEEAFTCGLLQNIGQLIFATTLPKEYDQILDRLKENESQDKGQDKTDQNQLELELIGITHAEIGYEVAKVWGLPESLLLPIQYHHQPKSYPGGNQKFKHSIRAAYLAGLLAKVFYSDTPEVYHKQFRNEAKELLQLKVLGVNTVLKMIDQSIDQSAKFFGIKINPVKSVAEILQEANLRLSLINLSYEEMNRELIKSKMELEKLTEELAQKNRLLENLANLDGLTEINNHRYFQNFLDSEINRAIRNDRCLSLLLADIDHFKRFNDTYGHQTGDFILKEFSRITKEVIREYDLIARYGGEEFVFVLPETEGEEAFAVAEKIRKAVENHDFDDGCNSYHVTISVGVACAHPAQGEFNKNEFINAADEALYEAKNGGRNRVANYSSKKKKKWFGF from the coding sequence ATGTCGGCAAACACTGCAGCTTCGGAGGCGGCCCTGTCCGCCATTCTCGATTCCAAAAACCTTCCCACCTTGCCCATCATCGCCAGCAAACTGTTGGTTCTCACCGCCCAGGAGGAGACGACCCTGAACGATATCGCTGAGCTGATCAGCAAGGATATGGGACTTTCCACCAAAATTCTTCGCGTGGCCAACTCCTCTTTTTACAGCTTCCCGCAACAGATCGCATCGATCAATCAGGCGGTGTCCATACTCGGCTTGAATGCGGTGCGCAGTCTGGTGCTCAGCTTCTCCTTCCTCTCCCTGGGCAATAAGGCAAAAAAATCTCATTTTGATTTTGAGCAGTTCTGGGAACGCTCGCTGGTGGAAGCGGCAGGAACGAAACTGATTCTTGAACAGGTCCCCAATGCCGATACGGAAGAAGCCTTTACCTGCGGTCTGCTCCAGAATATCGGCCAGTTGATCTTTGCCACCACTTTGCCCAAGGAGTACGACCAGATCCTCGATCGCCTCAAAGAAAATGAATCGCAGGACAAAGGGCAGGACAAGACCGATCAGAATCAGCTCGAACTGGAACTGATCGGCATAACCCATGCGGAGATCGGCTATGAGGTCGCCAAGGTGTGGGGCTTGCCGGAAAGCCTGCTCCTGCCGATCCAATACCATCATCAGCCCAAAAGCTATCCGGGCGGCAACCAGAAGTTCAAGCACTCCATTCGCGCCGCCTACCTTGCGGGCTTACTTGCCAAGGTCTTCTACTCCGACACGCCGGAAGTCTATCACAAACAGTTTCGAAACGAGGCCAAGGAACTGCTGCAACTCAAGGTCTTGGGTGTCAACACGGTGCTAAAGATGATTGATCAGTCCATCGATCAATCCGCCAAGTTTTTCGGGATCAAGATCAACCCGGTGAAATCGGTGGCGGAAATTCTCCAGGAGGCGAATTTGCGCCTCAGCCTGATCAACCTCTCCTACGAAGAGATGAACCGGGAGCTGATCAAATCCAAGATGGAGTTGGAAAAACTCACCGAGGAACTGGCGCAGAAAAACCGCCTCCTGGAAAACCTGGCCAACCTCGACGGATTGACCGAAATCAATAACCATCGTTATTTTCAAAATTTTCTTGATTCCGAAATCAACCGCGCAATCCGCAACGACCGTTGCCTCTCCCTGCTGCTGGCCGATATCGATCACTTCAAGAGATTCAATGACACCTACGGTCATCAGACCGGTGATTTCATTCTCAAAGAGTTCAGCCGCATCACCAAGGAAGTCATTCGCGAGTATGATCTCATCGCCCGTTACGGTGGCGAGGAGTTTGTTTTCGTTCTTCCGGAAACAGAGGGGGAGGAGGCCTTTGCCGTTGCCGAAAAAATACGCAAGGCCGTTGAAAATCACGACTTTGACGACGGCTGCAACAGCTACCACGTGACCATCAGCGTTGGTGTTGCCTGCGCCCATCCTGCCCAGGGCGAGTTCAACAAAAACGAGTTTATCAACGCCGCCGACGAGGCCCTCTACGAGGCAAAAAACGGCGGACGAAACCGGGTGGCCAACTACAGTTCGAAAAAGAAAAAGAAATGGTTTGGCTTTTAA
- a CDS encoding KamA family radical SAM protein: MHRTEQTTLYNNPEQGGSQSAIESLCRRFSLDRNMVEQVAQTYPVRISPYYQRLIEEPGDPIWRQAIPAPLELIDPQGLEDPLDEENLSPVPNLVHKYPDRALFLISSECPVYCRFCTRKRKVGRTEMRITEQTIAAGLDYLRQTPAISDVLLSGGDPFMLSDRRLEDILTRLRQITSVKTIRIGTRVPCTLPSRITADLARMLSRFHPLFINTHFNHPRELTPEAAQACGFLADAGIPLGCQTVLLRGVNDSAQILAELFRGLLAMRVKPYYLFQIDQTRGTSHFRTTIDAGIAIMEQLIGHISGMAIPTYALDAPGGGGKIPLAPKYITSCGESLEFTTYKGYPCSYPNRVWDGS, encoded by the coding sequence ATGCACAGAACAGAACAGACGACGTTGTACAACAATCCCGAGCAAGGGGGAAGTCAATCAGCCATAGAATCACTCTGCCGACGATTTTCCCTTGACCGGAACATGGTGGAACAGGTAGCGCAAACCTATCCCGTGCGCATCAGTCCCTATTACCAGAGACTCATTGAGGAGCCGGGTGATCCAATCTGGCGTCAGGCCATCCCCGCCCCCCTTGAGCTGATCGATCCCCAGGGGCTGGAAGACCCCCTGGACGAGGAAAACCTCAGCCCGGTGCCGAACCTCGTCCATAAGTACCCGGATCGGGCTCTGTTTTTGATCAGCTCGGAATGCCCGGTCTATTGCCGGTTCTGCACCCGCAAGCGCAAGGTTGGCCGCACCGAGATGCGCATCACCGAGCAAACCATTGCGGCCGGACTCGACTACCTGCGTCAGACTCCGGCCATCAGCGATGTGCTGCTCTCCGGTGGGGACCCCTTCATGCTCAGCGACCGACGTCTGGAGGATATCCTGACCCGACTGCGCCAAATCACCTCGGTAAAAACGATCCGCATCGGGACCCGTGTCCCCTGCACCCTTCCCTCCCGCATCACCGCTGACCTGGCCCGAATGCTCTCCCGTTTTCATCCGCTGTTCATCAATACTCACTTCAATCATCCGCGGGAACTGACCCCCGAGGCGGCCCAGGCCTGTGGGTTTCTTGCCGATGCCGGCATTCCCCTTGGCTGTCAAACCGTACTCTTGCGGGGCGTGAACGATTCGGCCCAGATCCTGGCCGAACTCTTTCGCGGACTGCTGGCGATGCGGGTCAAACCCTACTATCTCTTCCAGATCGATCAGACCAGGGGCACCTCCCATTTTCGCACTACCATTGATGCCGGTATCGCCATCATGGAGCAGTTGATCGGACATATTTCCGGCATGGCCATCCCCACCTACGCCCTCGATGCCCCCGGCGGAGGCGGCAAAATTCCTCTGGCGCCCAAATACATCACCTCCTGCGGCGAGTCTCTGGAATTCACCACCTACAAGGGATACCCCTGCTCCTACCCAAACCGGGTCTGGGATGGCAGCTGA
- a CDS encoding ATP-binding protein has product MRRFLLLIPTFIFCLVLSLGAGGILAYRSGLEALAKDGATQMELYISYLRGVLEKYEGLPELLATNKQLVNFLQNPGSRERINALNMYLETINNISDAADTYLMNRDGLTIAASNWNTPKPFVGRNFSYRPYFKQAMEGKLGRYFALGTTSSERGYYFAYPVRYEGSILGAVVIKINIDSIEENWSDQNANFLVVDPDGIIFITTREQWRFKTMRPLDPQVLQRLAETRRYPNASLEPIKLVEEQKVAQGKLIKLMLEDEGKVKTFLQQEAAMPQAGWQVYTLSEFKPVETRVILTLMSIVGVGGLAALTMLLYWQHQQQVAERQLFVENNRRMLEEANEKLEIRVNERTAALTSSNEQLRQEIQERQKTEEELRKTRRELIHAAKLAALGQMSTVITHELNQPLAAIRTYTDNAVQFLAKGRADNVEWNLEQIKELTERMGQLAMQLKIFARKSSGKLNVVPLHGVVDGAMEVMAPIISKSGVKLTINMPPDLEGVRANAVLLQQVLVNLLANSLQAVADQETKEIRIDVSREEDKVLLGVEDNGPGIDPAMARRIFEPFFTTKDPGKGLGLGLTISARIMEDMGGRIRVVHTGYGACFEITLNTQ; this is encoded by the coding sequence ATGCGCCGATTTCTCCTTTTGATCCCAACCTTTATTTTCTGCCTGGTACTCTCCCTGGGAGCAGGCGGCATTCTCGCCTACCGCTCCGGCCTGGAGGCCCTGGCCAAGGACGGCGCCACGCAAATGGAGCTCTACATCTCCTATCTTCGCGGCGTCCTGGAAAAATACGAGGGGCTTCCCGAGTTGCTGGCCACCAACAAACAGTTGGTCAACTTTCTGCAAAATCCGGGAAGCAGGGAGAGGATCAATGCGCTCAACATGTATCTGGAGACGATCAACAACATCAGCGACGCCGCCGATACCTATCTGATGAACCGTGACGGGCTGACCATTGCCGCCTCCAACTGGAACACCCCGAAACCCTTTGTCGGTCGAAATTTCAGCTACCGACCCTATTTTAAACAGGCCATGGAAGGCAAGCTGGGGCGATATTTCGCCCTGGGCACCACCTCCAGTGAACGCGGCTATTATTTCGCCTATCCGGTACGGTACGAGGGCAGTATTCTCGGCGCGGTGGTGATCAAAATCAACATCGATTCGATCGAGGAAAACTGGAGCGATCAGAACGCCAACTTCCTGGTGGTTGATCCCGATGGCATCATCTTCATCACCACCCGGGAGCAGTGGCGATTCAAGACCATGCGGCCCCTTGATCCGCAGGTGCTCCAGCGGTTGGCTGAAACCAGGCGCTACCCCAACGCCTCCCTTGAGCCGATCAAACTGGTCGAAGAACAGAAGGTTGCCCAGGGCAAGCTGATCAAGCTGATGCTGGAGGATGAGGGAAAGGTCAAAACCTTTCTTCAGCAGGAGGCGGCCATGCCCCAGGCCGGCTGGCAGGTGTATACGCTCTCCGAGTTCAAACCGGTGGAAACGCGGGTTATCCTGACCCTGATGAGTATCGTCGGTGTCGGGGGGCTGGCGGCCTTGACCATGTTGTTGTACTGGCAACACCAGCAACAGGTGGCTGAACGGCAGCTGTTTGTCGAAAATAATCGCCGCATGCTCGAAGAGGCCAACGAGAAACTGGAGATTCGCGTCAATGAGCGGACAGCAGCCCTGACCAGCAGCAACGAACAGCTGCGTCAGGAGATCCAGGAACGGCAGAAGACCGAGGAGGAACTGCGCAAGACCCGCCGAGAGTTGATCCATGCCGCCAAACTGGCCGCCCTGGGGCAGATGAGTACGGTCATCACCCACGAGCTCAATCAGCCGCTGGCCGCTATTCGCACCTACACCGACAATGCGGTGCAGTTTCTCGCCAAGGGGCGGGCGGACAATGTGGAGTGGAACCTGGAGCAGATCAAAGAACTGACCGAGCGCATGGGCCAACTCGCCATGCAGCTGAAAATTTTTGCGCGCAAGAGCAGCGGCAAGCTGAACGTGGTGCCGCTGCACGGAGTTGTTGACGGGGCCATGGAGGTGATGGCGCCGATCATCTCCAAGTCCGGAGTCAAGCTGACCATCAACATGCCGCCGGACCTGGAGGGGGTGCGTGCCAATGCAGTGCTGCTGCAGCAGGTCCTGGTGAATCTCCTTGCCAACAGCCTGCAGGCCGTGGCTGATCAGGAGACCAAAGAAATTCGGATCGATGTCAGCCGGGAGGAGGACAAGGTCCTGCTAGGTGTGGAGGATAACGGGCCCGGCATTGACCCGGCCATGGCCCGGCGTATCTTTGAACCCTTTTTCACCACCAAGGATCCCGGAAAGGGATTGGGACTGGGTCTGACCATCTCCGCCCGTATCATGGAGGACATGGGGGGACGCATTCGAGTTGTCCACACCGGGTATGGGGCCTGTTTTGAAATTACGCTCAACACTCAATGA
- a CDS encoding sigma-54 dependent transcriptional regulator, which produces MNPLNKVLFIDDEMHIRQANRQTLELADFEVTCLESAEEALAVLRETWPGVVVCDIRLPGMSGTDLQRKLHEQDSDLPVILITGHGDVSTAVQAMRDGAYDFLEKPYSSERLVKTVSKALEKRMLTLENRALRTELEAYSAPGPRFIGITPATQTLRATIGQIADTDADVLLVGETGTGKELVARLLHEHSRRRNQNFVAINCGAVAENMIESELFGHEAGAFTDARSTRIGKFEHADGGTLLLDEIESMPMQVQVHLLRVLQERAVERMGSNRLIPLDLRVVAAAKVDLKEAARQGTFREDLYYRLNVVCLEIPPLRERREDIPLIFHHYLLVASHRYQKEVPMPKQAQVNLLMAYDWPGNVRELRNLAERYVLLGAQFNWSLERMMSGGGAKQITSLPDQVDAFERAILEQALASHKGCIRDVMASLSIPRKTLYDKLRKYELDKNDFK; this is translated from the coding sequence ATGAACCCACTGAACAAAGTCCTGTTTATTGACGATGAAATGCATATCCGCCAGGCCAACCGCCAGACCCTGGAACTGGCTGATTTCGAGGTCACCTGCCTGGAATCGGCGGAAGAGGCCCTTGCGGTCCTCAGGGAGACCTGGCCCGGGGTGGTGGTGTGCGATATTCGTCTGCCTGGGATGAGCGGCACCGATCTGCAGCGTAAACTGCATGAACAGGATAGCGACTTGCCGGTCATCCTCATCACCGGACATGGCGACGTGTCCACCGCTGTCCAGGCCATGCGTGATGGCGCCTATGATTTTCTCGAAAAGCCCTACTCCTCGGAGCGGTTGGTCAAGACAGTCTCCAAGGCCCTGGAGAAACGCATGCTCACCCTGGAGAACCGGGCGCTGCGTACCGAACTCGAGGCCTACAGCGCCCCGGGGCCTCGTTTCATCGGCATCACCCCGGCCACCCAGACCCTGCGCGCCACCATCGGCCAGATCGCCGACACCGATGCCGATGTGCTCCTGGTGGGAGAGACCGGCACCGGCAAGGAACTGGTTGCCCGTCTTCTCCATGAGCACAGCCGGCGCCGCAATCAGAACTTCGTTGCCATCAACTGTGGCGCGGTGGCAGAGAACATGATTGAAAGCGAGTTGTTTGGTCATGAGGCCGGCGCCTTTACCGATGCCCGCTCCACCCGAATCGGCAAATTTGAACACGCCGATGGCGGTACCCTGCTGCTCGACGAGATCGAAAGCATGCCGATGCAGGTTCAGGTCCATCTGCTGCGGGTCCTGCAGGAGCGCGCAGTTGAGCGCATGGGCTCAAATCGTCTGATTCCGCTCGATCTGCGGGTGGTTGCCGCAGCCAAGGTCGATCTCAAGGAGGCCGCCCGCCAGGGGACCTTTCGCGAGGATTTATACTATCGCCTCAATGTGGTCTGCCTGGAAATTCCACCGCTGCGGGAGCGGCGGGAGGATATTCCCCTCATCTTTCACCACTATCTGCTGGTGGCCAGCCATCGTTATCAAAAAGAGGTGCCCATGCCCAAGCAGGCGCAGGTCAACCTGCTGATGGCCTATGACTGGCCGGGCAATGTGCGCGAGTTGCGCAACCTGGCGGAACGCTACGTGCTGCTCGGTGCACAGTTCAACTGGTCGCTGGAACGGATGATGTCCGGTGGTGGTGCCAAACAGATCACCAGTCTGCCCGATCAGGTGGATGCCTTTGAACGGGCCATTCTCGAGCAGGCCCTGGCCAGTCATAAGGGATGTATCCGCGATGTGATGGCCTCTCTGTCGATCCCCAGGAAAACCCTCTACGACAAGCTGCGCAAGTACGAACTCGATAAAAACGATTTCAAGTAA
- a CDS encoding TRAP transporter substrate-binding protein, whose product MFKKVSKALLATAVTMALVAGSAVAGPIVIKFSHVVAENTPKGLAANKFRDLVKEKMGDKVVVEVYPSSQLFDDDKVLEAMMLGDVQMAAPALSKFDRYTKKLQIFDLPFLFQDMEAVNRFQQGEDGQKLLNSMSKKGFIGLGYIHNGLKQLSSSKPMRVPADASGMKFRIMASDVLAAQFNAMKAVPLKKPFSEVFILLQTKAIDGQENTWSNIYSQKYYEVQPYITESNHGLLDYMVVTTAEFWNDLPEDIRTQLKQLLDEAVAYGNKAALDKAIEDKQKVIDSKRTQIIELTPEERAQWVEVMKPVWKKFEKEIGKELIDAAYQANQAK is encoded by the coding sequence ATGTTCAAGAAGGTTTCCAAAGCATTGTTGGCAACTGCAGTAACAATGGCCCTGGTGGCCGGATCCGCCGTGGCTGGTCCCATTGTCATCAAATTTTCCCACGTCGTGGCTGAGAACACACCCAAAGGTTTGGCTGCCAACAAATTCCGTGACCTGGTCAAAGAAAAGATGGGCGACAAGGTGGTGGTCGAGGTGTATCCGAGCTCCCAGCTTTTCGATGATGACAAGGTCCTGGAAGCGATGATGCTTGGCGACGTCCAGATGGCTGCCCCCGCACTCTCCAAGTTTGATCGATACACCAAAAAACTGCAGATTTTCGATCTGCCCTTCCTGTTCCAGGACATGGAAGCCGTCAATCGCTTCCAGCAGGGAGAGGATGGCCAGAAATTGTTGAACTCCATGAGCAAAAAAGGGTTTATCGGCCTCGGTTACATCCATAACGGCCTGAAACAGCTCTCCTCCAGCAAACCAATGCGTGTTCCCGCCGATGCCTCTGGGATGAAATTCCGTATCATGGCCTCCGATGTCCTTGCAGCACAGTTCAATGCCATGAAGGCCGTTCCCTTGAAAAAACCCTTTTCCGAGGTGTTCATCCTCCTGCAGACCAAGGCCATAGATGGTCAGGAGAATACCTGGTCCAATATCTACTCCCAGAAATACTATGAGGTGCAACCGTATATCACCGAGTCCAACCACGGTCTGCTCGACTATATGGTCGTCACCACCGCCGAGTTCTGGAACGATCTTCCTGAAGATATCCGCACCCAGTTGAAGCAACTCCTTGACGAGGCCGTCGCCTACGGCAACAAGGCAGCCTTGGACAAGGCCATCGAAGACAAGCAGAAGGTCATCGACTCCAAACGGACTCAGATCATCGAGCTCACCCCGGAAGAGCGCGCCCAATGGGTTGAGGTCATGAAACCGGTTTGGAAGAAATTCGAGAAGGAAATCGGTAAGGAACTGATCGATGCCGCTTATCAAGCCAACCAGGCCAAATAA